Proteins encoded by one window of Streptomyces uncialis:
- a CDS encoding AAA domain-containing protein — MIDCLQELVRGAVSKTIRDCAKYPETVWLADAPDGTVRPAADADPRIMVVKHRPPQEAPRLPAILHGRVSAEAAATAGPQPPGLIDSTPNDRMADFQAVVEENQPALESGSSEERKAYETWAGKWMRWSQEELAAEPQRRLHRQLYRMAKKIDQDSDTFEVVLAVGLLQLGAGRPSARVRRRIVTTPVTLTVEPASINVTVSLVPEHPGRLEDTDFLSESDGYTSELLGVVRSAVEDVPFHPLSDRAAQAVRSWAQRAFGVDRVLPFDPTGQHPDRTAEPQTRSLHLAPALILREHSQRSVLGFYESIARALKRPEARAPLGLAQLLYDLEPEHRTAWGSRNGSVPPALGPDPLFPMVTNAAQRDVLDRLQRDTSVVVQGPPGTGKTHTISNLIAALLADGKRVLVTSAKSQALNVLRDQLPSKLRSMCVIQGDQWQGGNSDLSQSLGALAHLNATTNLARLQQRIDDQQTQRHQLMAEQAKVQDRLRQVREVEWYEHPEIAPGYRGRLDDIVQAVEHGAAEYQWLPPLDVQAPQVPPLTTDEAERLWLLVAQHGPGILDARIQYCPDPATLPDSTEVSRRITELQEAEEAVGREPVTPLAQELADHGDARLMVLEALLDRAQQALQRVGLSADPTSWQANVWSTRALQDGIAQRWQQLWDSIRNASQRAQQTHDEIAAASFLEVEIPRLSESEEKEFLIAGRNLEQHVLRTGKLNTRWPRPAVVKQARFLLEQCRVEGMAPASRAHITAVVRQLEMRAHARTLRGRWTGVGSAVGQDTAELMTSELLDRAVILQAIDTCVEVIRQLHATLLADGIQTPVTTAEQWRDIRQATAQARQLLHIRTATQRFEELLKSLPPPHPHGVEELQRAVDAVAARDAQAYAQAVEALAAAYQREADRRETGKLFECLADAHPELAKDFAGDPLAPHWRSRFAVLPQAWAWRQAQDFLDTHLLPGREEQLEGELAQIQGRLHDLVEQLVCDRAALHCVSRMTTKHKQALAAYASAVANAGKGTTEYGKRHQRHARSAMQTAQGAVPAWIMPLNQVAETISPEPDSFDVVIVDEASQVGLDGLLLLWLAPRIIVVGDDRQCAPFYSGSKHDRITQIFDERMAGLEPWQREGFDPKSNLYELLQSRFTEVIRLTEHFRCMPEIIKWSSMQFYPDNQLVLLRQHGSDRLPPLKVVHVPEGYCEGRRDKLINRPEAEAVVNELHRLTQNPAYADRSIGVIILRHGDQTRLVQDLVDQRIDVSARERHSILVGTPEQFQGDQRDVILLSMVVDGANVIAATGRNNERRFNVAASRARDQMWLFHSLTVDQLSSKDLRRSLLTYMVSPPPPYTHPHQPAHVSADRRCEPFDSLFEQRVFLRIKERGYDVVPQWEVNGKRIDLVVTGGHGRLAVECDGSPHHSTPKQIHDDAERERELRRAGWTFWRIRSSAFALSPDEALEPLWERLTELGIHPRTVRESSIDDAPTDMPWTPVGLAEAEPDEDADPYDGEPDEDSEEH; from the coding sequence TTGATCGACTGTCTGCAGGAGCTGGTGCGGGGCGCCGTCTCCAAGACCATCCGCGACTGTGCCAAGTACCCGGAAACGGTATGGCTCGCGGACGCTCCCGATGGGACCGTGCGCCCTGCTGCGGACGCTGATCCTCGCATCATGGTGGTCAAGCACCGTCCGCCCCAAGAGGCACCGCGGCTGCCGGCGATCCTGCATGGCAGGGTCTCCGCCGAGGCCGCCGCCACCGCCGGACCACAACCTCCCGGCCTGATCGACAGCACCCCGAATGATCGAATGGCCGACTTCCAGGCGGTTGTGGAGGAGAACCAGCCGGCATTGGAGAGCGGCAGCTCCGAAGAACGCAAGGCGTACGAGACGTGGGCCGGCAAGTGGATGCGATGGTCGCAGGAAGAGCTGGCGGCCGAGCCGCAGCGGCGACTGCACCGGCAGCTGTACCGGATGGCCAAGAAGATCGATCAGGACAGTGACACCTTCGAAGTAGTCCTGGCTGTAGGTCTCTTGCAACTCGGAGCCGGTCGTCCCTCGGCCCGGGTCCGCCGGCGCATCGTGACCACACCGGTGACCCTCACCGTTGAACCGGCATCGATCAACGTGACCGTTTCTCTCGTGCCGGAGCACCCCGGCCGTCTGGAAGACACCGACTTCCTCAGCGAGTCCGACGGCTACACGTCGGAGCTGCTGGGGGTCGTGCGCTCCGCTGTCGAGGACGTCCCCTTCCACCCGCTGTCGGACCGGGCTGCACAGGCCGTGCGCTCGTGGGCGCAGCGGGCTTTCGGAGTCGACCGCGTGCTCCCGTTCGACCCCACCGGCCAGCACCCCGACCGCACCGCTGAACCCCAGACGCGGTCACTGCATCTCGCGCCCGCGCTCATCCTGCGCGAACACAGCCAGCGCTCCGTCCTCGGCTTCTACGAGAGCATCGCCCGGGCGCTGAAACGTCCCGAAGCACGGGCTCCTTTGGGGCTGGCGCAGCTGCTGTATGACCTTGAACCGGAGCACCGGACGGCCTGGGGGAGCAGGAATGGCTCCGTGCCGCCGGCACTGGGACCGGATCCGCTGTTCCCGATGGTCACCAACGCTGCCCAGCGCGATGTCCTGGACCGGCTGCAGCGCGACACCAGTGTCGTGGTCCAGGGCCCGCCGGGCACCGGAAAGACACACACCATCAGCAACCTGATCGCCGCACTCCTCGCGGACGGCAAGCGAGTCCTGGTCACCAGCGCCAAGAGCCAGGCTCTGAACGTGCTGCGCGACCAGCTGCCGTCCAAGCTGCGCAGCATGTGCGTGATCCAAGGCGATCAGTGGCAGGGCGGTAACTCCGATCTGAGCCAGTCGCTGGGAGCATTGGCCCACCTGAACGCGACAACGAACCTTGCTCGGCTCCAACAGCGCATCGACGACCAACAGACGCAGCGGCACCAGCTCATGGCAGAGCAGGCCAAAGTCCAAGACCGTCTGCGTCAGGTACGCGAGGTCGAGTGGTACGAGCACCCCGAGATCGCGCCGGGCTACCGAGGGCGGCTCGACGACATCGTGCAGGCAGTGGAACACGGCGCAGCTGAATATCAGTGGCTGCCGCCCCTGGATGTCCAGGCCCCACAGGTCCCGCCCCTGACCACGGACGAAGCTGAGCGACTGTGGCTGCTGGTTGCCCAACACGGCCCCGGAATCCTCGACGCCCGCATCCAGTACTGCCCGGACCCGGCAACGCTGCCGGACTCGACGGAGGTTTCCCGCCGCATCACGGAACTTCAAGAAGCCGAGGAAGCCGTCGGCCGCGAGCCGGTCACACCGCTGGCGCAGGAACTGGCGGACCACGGTGACGCGCGGCTCATGGTGCTGGAAGCGCTCCTGGACCGAGCTCAGCAGGCCCTGCAGAGGGTCGGGTTGTCCGCGGACCCCACCTCCTGGCAGGCGAATGTCTGGTCCACGCGTGCGCTGCAGGACGGCATCGCCCAGCGATGGCAGCAGCTGTGGGACAGCATCCGAAACGCCTCACAGCGTGCACAGCAGACCCACGACGAGATAGCCGCCGCCTCCTTCTTGGAAGTGGAGATCCCGCGCCTGTCTGAAAGCGAGGAGAAGGAGTTCCTGATCGCGGGCCGCAATCTGGAGCAACACGTCCTGCGCACCGGAAAACTGAACACGCGATGGCCCCGACCGGCCGTCGTCAAGCAAGCCCGATTCCTCCTCGAACAGTGCCGGGTAGAAGGCATGGCGCCGGCCAGCCGGGCGCACATCACCGCGGTCGTACGGCAACTGGAGATGCGTGCCCACGCCCGCACCCTGCGCGGCCGGTGGACCGGCGTCGGATCGGCCGTCGGACAGGACACCGCCGAACTGATGACGTCCGAGCTCCTGGACAGGGCCGTCATCCTGCAGGCCATCGACACCTGCGTGGAGGTCATCCGCCAGCTCCACGCAACCCTGCTGGCCGACGGCATTCAGACACCGGTCACCACCGCCGAGCAGTGGCGCGACATCCGCCAGGCCACGGCCCAGGCCCGTCAACTCCTGCACATCAGGACCGCAACACAACGCTTCGAAGAGCTTCTCAAGAGTCTTCCGCCGCCTCACCCGCATGGCGTGGAAGAGCTGCAGCGCGCGGTGGATGCCGTAGCGGCCCGTGATGCGCAGGCCTACGCGCAGGCGGTGGAGGCACTGGCTGCGGCATACCAGCGTGAGGCAGACCGGCGCGAGACCGGGAAACTCTTCGAGTGCCTTGCCGATGCCCACCCCGAACTCGCCAAGGACTTCGCCGGCGATCCCCTCGCCCCGCACTGGCGCTCCCGGTTCGCCGTGCTGCCCCAGGCCTGGGCATGGAGGCAGGCTCAGGACTTCCTCGACACCCACCTGCTCCCAGGACGCGAAGAGCAACTCGAAGGCGAACTGGCCCAGATCCAAGGCCGGCTGCACGACCTGGTGGAACAGCTGGTCTGCGACCGCGCAGCACTCCATTGCGTCAGCCGCATGACCACCAAGCACAAACAGGCCCTTGCTGCGTACGCCAGCGCCGTGGCCAATGCAGGCAAGGGAACCACCGAGTACGGCAAACGCCACCAGCGTCACGCGCGCTCAGCCATGCAGACAGCGCAAGGAGCGGTACCGGCGTGGATCATGCCGCTGAACCAGGTAGCGGAAACGATCAGTCCAGAGCCGGACTCCTTCGACGTCGTCATCGTCGATGAAGCAAGCCAAGTGGGCCTGGACGGCCTGCTGTTGCTTTGGCTCGCACCCCGCATCATCGTCGTCGGCGACGACCGGCAATGCGCCCCGTTCTACAGCGGCAGCAAGCATGACCGGATCACCCAGATCTTCGACGAGCGCATGGCCGGCCTCGAACCCTGGCAGCGCGAAGGCTTCGACCCCAAGTCCAACTTGTACGAACTGCTGCAGTCCCGCTTCACTGAAGTGATCCGTCTCACCGAGCACTTCCGGTGCATGCCGGAGATCATCAAATGGTCCTCCATGCAGTTCTATCCCGACAACCAGCTGGTCCTGCTGCGCCAGCACGGCTCCGACCGCCTCCCGCCGCTGAAGGTCGTCCATGTGCCCGAAGGGTACTGCGAAGGACGCCGGGACAAACTCATCAACCGGCCGGAGGCAGAGGCTGTCGTCAACGAACTGCACCGCCTCACCCAGAACCCTGCCTACGCCGACCGCAGTATCGGCGTGATCATCCTGCGCCACGGCGACCAGACCCGCCTGGTACAGGACCTCGTCGACCAGCGCATCGACGTGTCGGCCCGCGAACGCCACAGCATCCTCGTCGGCACACCCGAGCAGTTCCAGGGAGACCAGCGCGACGTCATTCTCCTGTCGATGGTCGTCGACGGAGCCAACGTCATCGCCGCGACCGGCCGGAACAATGAACGACGTTTCAACGTGGCCGCCAGCCGGGCCCGCGACCAGATGTGGCTCTTCCATTCCCTGACCGTCGACCAGCTCAGCAGCAAAGACCTGAGGCGCTCCCTGCTCACCTACATGGTGAGCCCGCCACCGCCCTACACACACCCACACCAGCCCGCCCACGTCAGCGCAGACCGACGCTGCGAGCCCTTCGACTCGCTCTTCGAGCAGCGTGTCTTCCTGCGCATCAAGGAACGCGGCTACGACGTGGTGCCCCAGTGGGAAGTCAACGGGAAACGCATCGACCTCGTGGTCACCGGAGGTCACGGACGCCTCGCAGTGGAGTGCGACGGAAGCCCTCACCACTCCACCCCGAAGCAGATCCACGACGACGCCGAGCGCGAGCGGGAGCTTCGCCGCGCCGGCTGGACGTTCTGGCGCATACGCAGCAGCGCCTTCGCCCTCTCACCAGACGAGGCCTTGGAACCTCTGTGGGAACGCCTGACCGAGCTGGGCATCCATCCCCGAACGGTCCGCGAGTCATCCATAGATGACGCGCCGACTGACATGCCCTGGACGCCGGTCGGCCTGGCCGAGGCCGAACCCGACGAAGACGCGGACCCCTACGACGGAGAGCCGGACGAAGACAGCGAGGAACACTGA
- a CDS encoding transposase, translated as MAARRFLQIAPGRRVALNGVEWTVDDVHGQLGRLVLVDDDGRAETRSFRWLINHADLRLLPVVESGRPPPVARQPRTMADLTKDQLERARLRAAHVLEAETGFREGHPARALPGEPRPAYDPDRTTLTQRRYAKAAEIEAMPRPEAVRCGLQHLSYRTLVRLSGLAGDSLLLACADGRWTRRRSGHRTITKEVREAIFAVKAECGPRARLSQGAKHRLMHQYMRERFPTFPTEKIPSRWTLAAVWKEWFGPSGARPRYGRTAEAAAEAGVSGRVVVHRPGQVLVLDSTPMPVKLRETVFGDAITATLTLALDLYTHGLPAFRLTLQSDTSVDIAMLLRDVMLPLPMRDGWGEDMEWPYAGVPAEVIAEFTGHRVAALPFFAPETVTTDHGGPYKNHDLVEAETEIGCRILPARVLRQTDKFAVERQFLTIQTMLFEHLLGFTGGDVAERGADPERDASLTLTQAEHIIATWIVQIWQNRKLGEYAPSWAPGEDHSPNTLFAAAMEQGGFDLDFPEPSFYYKVLRKHHVKIHPRRGVKILGLWYHHPVFDEPRFQQPSARGGKHAGKWVVRSDRRDRRQVFFQDPADHETWHILRWRGLPPEGEIPAFSDKTADALLTRVRANKIRIHSESELLEHLLGILGSVTPVDQWPSQAKRKAGKKQRVAQAREITRAQAAAADRPAAPAIADELAPAEMPAAWAEHARTIDHAVDADRRRRREEALADVKPVAPATLQEALNRRPMFRLPPPDDSEADTPVQEDHT; from the coding sequence ATGGCAGCGAGGCGCTTCTTGCAGATCGCGCCGGGTAGGCGGGTCGCGCTCAATGGCGTCGAGTGGACGGTTGACGACGTCCACGGTCAACTCGGCCGGCTCGTCCTCGTGGATGACGACGGCCGCGCGGAGACCCGCTCGTTCCGTTGGCTCATCAACCATGCTGACCTGCGGCTTCTTCCGGTAGTCGAGTCAGGGCGCCCGCCGCCGGTCGCCCGGCAGCCGAGGACAATGGCCGACTTGACCAAGGACCAGTTAGAGCGGGCCCGGCTGCGGGCGGCGCACGTGCTGGAGGCCGAGACGGGGTTCCGGGAGGGCCACCCGGCTCGGGCCCTGCCGGGTGAGCCCCGGCCGGCCTACGACCCGGACCGCACGACGTTGACTCAGCGTCGGTACGCGAAGGCTGCGGAGATAGAGGCGATGCCCCGTCCGGAGGCGGTCCGGTGCGGTCTGCAGCACCTCAGCTACCGGACGCTGGTACGTCTGTCGGGACTGGCGGGCGACAGTCTCCTGCTGGCCTGCGCAGACGGGCGCTGGACGCGGCGACGCAGCGGGCACCGCACCATCACGAAGGAGGTCCGGGAGGCGATCTTCGCAGTAAAGGCCGAGTGCGGCCCACGCGCCCGCCTGAGCCAGGGTGCCAAGCACCGGTTGATGCACCAGTACATGCGTGAGCGGTTCCCGACGTTTCCCACTGAGAAGATTCCTTCACGCTGGACGCTCGCGGCCGTCTGGAAGGAGTGGTTCGGGCCCAGCGGAGCCCGGCCGCGTTACGGGCGGACGGCGGAGGCGGCCGCGGAGGCCGGGGTCTCCGGCCGGGTGGTGGTCCACAGGCCGGGCCAGGTTCTGGTGCTGGACTCGACCCCGATGCCGGTGAAGCTGCGCGAGACCGTGTTCGGCGACGCGATCACCGCGACGCTGACCCTCGCACTCGATCTCTACACGCACGGACTGCCGGCCTTCCGGCTCACGCTCCAGTCCGACACCTCGGTCGACATCGCGATGCTGCTGCGGGACGTGATGCTGCCGCTTCCGATGCGGGACGGCTGGGGCGAGGACATGGAATGGCCCTACGCAGGGGTGCCGGCCGAGGTGATCGCCGAGTTCACCGGGCACCGGGTCGCCGCTCTGCCGTTCTTTGCCCCGGAGACAGTCACCACCGACCACGGCGGCCCCTACAAGAATCACGACCTGGTGGAAGCCGAAACGGAGATCGGCTGCCGGATCCTGCCTGCTCGCGTCCTGCGGCAGACCGACAAGTTCGCGGTCGAGCGCCAGTTCCTCACCATCCAGACCATGCTCTTCGAGCACCTGCTGGGATTCACCGGCGGTGACGTCGCGGAGCGCGGGGCCGACCCGGAACGCGATGCGAGCCTCACACTCACGCAAGCCGAGCACATCATCGCGACCTGGATCGTCCAGATCTGGCAGAACCGTAAACTAGGCGAATACGCACCGAGTTGGGCACCGGGTGAAGACCACAGCCCCAACACCCTGTTCGCTGCCGCGATGGAACAGGGCGGCTTCGACCTGGACTTCCCCGAACCGAGCTTCTACTACAAGGTCCTGCGCAAACACCACGTGAAGATCCATCCTCGTCGCGGGGTGAAGATCCTCGGGCTCTGGTATCACCACCCGGTCTTCGACGAGCCGCGCTTCCAGCAACCCTCCGCCCGGGGCGGCAAACACGCGGGCAAGTGGGTTGTCCGCAGTGACCGGAGGGACCGCCGGCAGGTGTTCTTCCAGGACCCTGCCGACCACGAGACCTGGCACATTCTGCGCTGGAGAGGGCTGCCGCCCGAAGGTGAGATCCCTGCTTTCTCGGACAAGACTGCCGACGCCCTGCTGACACGCGTGAGGGCGAACAAGATCAGGATCCATTCCGAGAGCGAGCTCCTGGAACATCTGCTCGGGATCCTCGGCTCGGTCACCCCAGTCGACCAATGGCCCAGCCAGGCCAAGAGGAAGGCCGGAAAGAAGCAGCGCGTCGCCCAAGCCCGCGAGATCACCCGCGCACAGGCTGCGGCCGCTGACCGCCCCGCCGCACCCGCCATCGCGGATGAGCTAGCTCCGGCTGAGATGCCCGCGGCCTGGGCCGAGCACGCCCGCACGATCGACCACGCGGTCGACGCCGACCGCCGTCGACGACGCGAAGAAGCCCTCGCCGACGTCAAGCCCGTGGCCCCGGCAACGCTGCAGGAGGCCCTGAACCGGCGTCCCATGTTCCGGCTTCCGCCCCCCGACGACTCGGAAGCCGATACACCTGTCCAGGAGGACCACACGTGA
- a CDS encoding TnsA-like heteromeric transposase endonuclease subunit: MGEAARAKIPSDSSQLDHLVTAYDGDAGLRDRLRLGDDWPRRWSSTWQVGADEVCWPVRDMAHVPVMSSRPMRGFTWRAKQRHRPGLEAMASAGGKHGFESLKEVSLLVALDFLKASEVLSQPFRLDFEHAGGRAWHIPDFLAVIGGGMWLLDVRPMELIKEEDALKFAAAREVAAACGWRYSVVAGWRPHVWSVLDHLSSRRRPARDLLGMREQLLTAISGQKGQAMTFSDLAEATSVPSVGRANIVRLLWHRELGVDLGSPLRHSSLIWAV, encoded by the coding sequence GTGGGCGAGGCAGCGAGAGCGAAGATCCCGTCGGATTCAAGTCAGCTGGACCACCTTGTCACGGCGTACGACGGGGACGCCGGACTGCGGGATCGGCTGCGGCTCGGGGACGACTGGCCGCGTCGGTGGAGTTCGACGTGGCAGGTGGGCGCCGACGAGGTCTGCTGGCCGGTCCGGGACATGGCTCACGTACCGGTGATGTCGTCCCGGCCGATGCGGGGGTTCACGTGGCGGGCGAAGCAGCGGCACCGCCCCGGCCTGGAGGCGATGGCGTCAGCGGGCGGGAAGCATGGCTTCGAGTCGCTGAAGGAAGTGAGCCTGCTGGTCGCGCTGGACTTCTTGAAGGCATCGGAAGTGCTGTCGCAGCCGTTCCGGCTTGATTTCGAGCATGCGGGCGGGCGTGCCTGGCACATCCCGGACTTCCTGGCCGTGATCGGCGGTGGGATGTGGTTGCTGGACGTCCGCCCGATGGAGCTGATCAAGGAAGAGGACGCGCTGAAGTTCGCGGCGGCCAGGGAAGTGGCGGCTGCCTGCGGCTGGCGGTACTCGGTGGTCGCGGGCTGGCGACCGCATGTCTGGAGCGTCCTTGACCACCTGTCCTCGCGCCGGCGGCCGGCTAGGGACCTTCTCGGCATGCGCGAGCAGCTGCTCACCGCTATCAGCGGGCAGAAGGGGCAGGCGATGACGTTCTCCGACCTGGCGGAGGCGACCAGCGTGCCTTCCGTTGGCCGGGCGAACATCGTCCGGCTGCTCTGGCACCGCGAGCTCGGCGTTGACCTGGGCAGTCCCTTGCGCCACAGCTCACTGATCTGGGCGGTGTGA
- a CDS encoding TniB family NTP-binding protein, whose product MISGWGNYGKTASVCSAGAVFEKQWLELHSYLNPQALPGTRDLHAPVVYVSTPVTATPKSLCTSILGFFRAPTRKSATLPELVRQVADSLYDHGVKALILDDISRLRMHRADDQDVLDLMRALMSLDVTLILTGVNISGIGLLREAKWNKKTRQWEMPPLESTRIHGLEVTQTEHRFELIEIDRFRYTTPKQIAAFVNHLKGIEKHLRLMNATQGMLTGGGMPEYLMRRTGGVIGLLGRLLEDGAQEAMDSGKEMIDESLLDEIVLRRDEPEQPPDEPVIPAAPRTAVKKPTQAKRPRNTVFDDPGPAARAGA is encoded by the coding sequence ATGATCAGCGGCTGGGGCAACTACGGCAAGACCGCGTCTGTTTGCTCAGCCGGGGCCGTCTTCGAAAAGCAGTGGCTTGAACTCCACAGCTACCTCAACCCCCAGGCTCTGCCGGGCACCCGCGATCTCCACGCACCGGTCGTCTATGTCTCGACCCCGGTGACAGCAACGCCGAAAAGCCTTTGCACGTCGATCTTAGGCTTCTTCCGGGCCCCGACGCGCAAGTCGGCCACGCTGCCGGAACTGGTACGGCAGGTCGCCGACTCCCTTTACGACCATGGCGTCAAAGCTCTGATTCTGGACGACATCAGCCGGCTGCGGATGCACAGAGCCGACGACCAGGACGTCCTCGACCTGATGCGGGCCCTTATGAGCCTGGACGTCACTCTGATCCTGACCGGCGTCAACATCTCCGGCATCGGGCTGCTGCGTGAGGCCAAGTGGAACAAGAAGACCCGGCAATGGGAGATGCCACCGCTGGAGTCGACCCGCATCCACGGTTTGGAGGTCACCCAGACGGAACACCGCTTCGAGCTCATCGAGATCGACCGGTTCCGCTACACGACCCCGAAACAGATCGCGGCCTTCGTCAATCACCTGAAGGGAATCGAGAAGCACCTGCGGCTGATGAACGCGACGCAGGGCATGCTCACCGGCGGCGGTATGCCGGAGTACTTGATGCGTCGCACCGGCGGTGTCATCGGCCTGCTGGGACGCCTGCTCGAAGACGGCGCCCAGGAAGCAATGGACTCCGGGAAGGAAATGATCGACGAGAGCCTGCTGGACGAGATCGTGCTCCGGCGGGACGAGCCCGAACAGCCGCCGGACGAGCCCGTCATTCCGGCCGCCCCGCGGACCGCCGTCAAGAAGCCCACGCAGGCGAAACGACCCCGGAACACCGTTTTCGATGACCCTGGCCCCGCTGCCCGCGCGGGCGCCTGA
- a CDS encoding ATP-dependent nuclease, whose translation MQLTRAEVINFRALERVDVRVDPKATLIVGRNNSGKTSFVNLFEKFFGEEDTRFVLEDFSTCRIADIEQARQIFGEAQTEADRGDTETSEDLLAKAYDLVPAIRLVLTIEYTEDDDLAPLTGVILDLDDACFEVKIEAALEVARPHDFLKDFWSASQRKPFDRIKWLRKNFSDYVATAYRAVSPLDENVRKEIKRGAAESILSVKFVYAQTKVDDTPTDKARTLSKTFEAYYKVNSGQEDRHQSIEQIETALASASQQLDDNYATLFDPIFEDLRTFGVGTITPVQKPRIVSLIEASGILRGSTRIQYPSGDDNFHLPEGHNGLGYSKLIFTILQVISFHQTYERTTPKPALQVLFIEEPEAHLHPQMQETFIKNIQDFIDRKTGWKVQVFITTHSSHIVASSGFQTVRYFDRSEPQLTVKDLSTFQANVKATPQGDETLRFLRQYMVLHRCDMFFADKVILIEGTAERLLLPEMVRRCAKALLHQYVSVIEVGDAYAVRFRELLAFLNVKTLVITDIDSVCPKHRKACPPGQGQTVTSNQTLKNWLPAKSSIAELLATDPAEKEQGHVRVAYQIPERDSGVCARSFEDAFIIANAEPLARDFRQLALKAAFAKEVGADPTADHIEANAYDIAQQLSDHKTDFAFDVMLVEDWAVPRYIAEGLQWLA comes from the coding sequence ATGCAGCTGACCCGTGCCGAAGTGATCAACTTTCGCGCCTTGGAGAGAGTGGACGTCCGGGTTGATCCGAAGGCCACCCTGATTGTTGGACGCAACAACAGCGGCAAGACATCATTCGTCAATCTCTTCGAGAAGTTCTTCGGTGAGGAGGACACGAGGTTTGTCCTGGAGGACTTCTCCACCTGTCGTATCGCCGACATCGAGCAAGCGCGGCAGATTTTCGGCGAGGCGCAGACGGAGGCTGACCGGGGCGACACGGAGACGAGCGAGGACCTGCTGGCCAAGGCGTACGACCTCGTCCCGGCCATCCGGTTGGTCCTTACCATCGAGTACACGGAAGACGACGACCTCGCGCCACTCACGGGTGTGATCCTCGACCTGGACGATGCCTGCTTCGAGGTCAAGATCGAGGCGGCTTTGGAGGTTGCCCGCCCGCACGACTTCCTCAAGGATTTCTGGTCGGCCAGCCAGAGGAAGCCGTTCGATCGCATCAAGTGGCTGCGCAAGAACTTCTCGGACTACGTCGCCACGGCTTACCGAGCGGTCAGTCCCTTGGATGAGAACGTCCGCAAGGAGATCAAGCGCGGCGCCGCCGAATCCATCCTGTCGGTGAAGTTCGTCTACGCGCAGACCAAGGTGGACGACACGCCGACCGACAAGGCCCGCACGTTGTCGAAGACGTTCGAGGCCTACTACAAAGTCAACAGCGGGCAAGAGGACCGCCACCAAAGCATCGAGCAGATCGAGACCGCTCTGGCGTCCGCCTCGCAGCAGCTCGACGACAACTACGCCACGCTGTTCGACCCGATCTTCGAGGACCTGCGCACCTTCGGGGTGGGCACCATCACCCCAGTCCAGAAGCCCCGCATCGTCTCCCTCATCGAGGCCTCAGGAATCCTGCGCGGAAGTACCCGCATCCAGTACCCGTCCGGGGACGACAACTTCCACCTTCCCGAAGGCCACAACGGGCTGGGCTACAGCAAGTTGATCTTCACGATCCTGCAGGTCATCAGCTTTCACCAGACCTACGAACGCACCACGCCCAAGCCGGCGCTGCAGGTGCTGTTCATAGAGGAGCCGGAAGCCCATCTGCATCCACAGATGCAGGAGACGTTCATCAAGAACATCCAGGACTTCATCGACCGCAAGACGGGCTGGAAGGTGCAGGTGTTCATCACCACGCACTCCTCCCACATCGTCGCCAGCAGCGGCTTCCAAACCGTGCGCTACTTCGACCGTTCCGAGCCGCAGCTCACGGTCAAGGACCTCTCGACCTTCCAGGCAAACGTCAAGGCCACCCCGCAGGGCGACGAGACCCTGCGCTTCCTGCGCCAGTACATGGTCCTGCACCGGTGCGACATGTTCTTCGCCGACAAGGTGATCCTTATCGAGGGCACCGCGGAACGCCTGCTGCTGCCCGAGATGGTCCGACGCTGCGCCAAGGCGCTGCTGCACCAGTACGTATCGGTAATCGAGGTCGGCGACGCCTACGCCGTCCGCTTCCGGGAACTGCTCGCCTTCCTGAACGTCAAGACCCTCGTCATCACCGACATTGATTCCGTATGCCCCAAACACCGCAAGGCCTGCCCACCCGGCCAGGGACAGACGGTCACCTCGAACCAGACGCTCAAGAACTGGCTGCCCGCAAAGTCCAGCATCGCCGAGCTGCTCGCCACCGACCCGGCCGAGAAGGAGCAGGGACACGTCCGCGTCGCTTACCAGATCCCGGAGAGAGATTCGGGAGTCTGCGCGCGGAGCTTCGAGGATGCCTTCATCATCGCCAACGCAGAACCCCTCGCGCGTGACTTCCGCCAGCTCGCTCTGAAGGCGGCCTTCGCCAAGGAGGTCGGGGCCGACCCCACCGCTGACCACATCGAAGCCAATGCCTACGACATCGCACAGCAACTCAGCGACCACAAGACCGACTTCGCCTTCGACGTCATGCTCGTGGAGGACTGGGCTGTTCCCCGCTACATCGCCGAAGGACTGCAGTGGCTCGCCTAG